The Choloepus didactylus isolate mChoDid1 chromosome 13, mChoDid1.pri, whole genome shotgun sequence genome contains a region encoding:
- the CD180 gene encoding CD180 antigen — protein MMAPNVSCFLLAVLFSAGCNAVTSSDQMCTEKEANKTYNCENLGLSKIPDTLPDTTEVLEFSFNFLPTIQNTTFSRLINLIFLDLTRCQINWVHEDTFQSHHHLSTIVLTGNPLIFMAETSLNGPKSLKHLFLIQTGISNLEFIPVHNLKHLESLHLGSNHISSINFPKDFPTYNLKVVDFQNNAIQHLTGQDMDSLKQATNLSLSFNGNNIKAIEPGAFHSKVFQSLNFGGTFDLPIILRGLQNSTIQSLWLGTFEDLDDQDLSPDMLQGLCEMSVESINLQKHHFSDFSSSTFRCFTQLQELDLTAAHLEELPSEIKGMNSLKKLVLNANKFDELCQINAANFPSLTHLYIKGNLKKLDLGAGCLEKLENLQELDLSHSDIEVSSCCNLQLKSLHHLQYLNLSYNEPLGFQSQAFKECPQLQLLDLAFTHLHVNVQSPFQSLGLLQVLNLSYCFLDMSNQHLLAGLQDLRHLNLQGNHFQQGNIPKTNLLQTVGSLETLILSSCNLLSIDQQAFHGLGKMTHVDLSHNNLTGSSLGALSHLKGLYLNLASNCISIIPPQLLAILSQQSTINLSHNPLECTCSNSRFLTWYKENLQKFESLEETVCANPPRLRGVKLSAVKLSCRITAVGIFFFIVFFLLLALLLFWAGKFLLRWKYQHI, from the exons AAAGAAGCCAACAAAACATATAACTGTGAAAATTTAGGTCTAAGCAAAATTCCCGACACTCTACCAGACACAACCGAAGTTCTGgaattcagttttaatttcttgCCTACAATTCAAAACACAACCTTCAGCAGACTCATAAATCTTATCTTTTTGGATTTAACCAG GTGCCAGATTAACTGGGTACATGAAGACACTTTTCAGAGCCATCATCATTTGAGCACAATCGTGTTGACAGGAAATCCACTGATATTCATGGCAGAGACATCACTTAACGGGCCCAAGTCTCTGAAGCATCTCTTCTTAATCCAAACAGGAATATCCAATCTCGAGTTTATCCCAGTGCACAATCTGAAACATTTAGAAAGCTTGCATCTTGGAAGCAACCATATTTCCTCCATTAACTTCCCCAAAGACTTCCCAACATACAATCTGAAAGTCGTGGATTTTCAGAATAATGCGATACAACATCTCACTGGACAGGACATGGACTCTCTGAAGCAGGCCACCAACCTAAGCCTCAGCTTCAATGGCAACAACATTAAAGCTATTGAGCCTGGGGCTTTCCATTCAAAAGTCTTCCAAAGTTTGAACTTTGGAGGGACTTTTGACTTGCCTATTATATTAAGAGGTCTGCAAAACTCTACTATTCAGTCTCTCTGGCTTGGCACATTTGAGGACCTTGATGACCAAGACCTTAGTCCAGACATGCTTCAGGGACTTTGTGAAATGTCTGTTGAGAGCATCAACCTGCAGAAGCACCATTTCTCTGACTTCTCCTCCTCCACTTTTCGATGTTTCACGCAACTCCAAGAATTGGATCTGACAGCTGCTCACTTGGAAGAGTTACCCTCTGAGATTAAGGGCATGAACTCACTCAAGAAATTAGTTCTCAATGCAAATAAGTTTGACGAGTTGTGTCAAATCAATGCTGCCAATTTCCCCTCCCTTACACACCTCTACATCAAAGGCAACCTGAAGAAGCTTGACCTTGGTGCTGGCTGTTTGGAAAAACTAGAAAACCTTCAGGAACTTGATTTAAGCCACAGTGACATAGAGGTTTCCAGCTGCTGCAATCTGCAGCTCAAAAGCCTACATCACTTGCAGTATCTCAACCTGAGCTACAATGAGCCCCTGGGTTTCCAGAGTCAGGCGTTCAAAGAATGTCCTCAGTTACAACTCCTGGATTTGGCATTTACTCACTTGCACGTTAATGTGCAAAGTCCTTTCCAAAGCCTCGGTCTCCTGCAGGTTCTCAATCTCTCTTACTGCTTCCTTGATATGAGCAATCAACATCTTCTAGCAGGCTTGCAGGACCTCCGGCATCTGAACTTACAGGGGAATCACTTTCAACAAGGGAACATCCCAAAGACCAACCTACTTCAGACAGTGGGCAGCTTGGAGACTCTGATTTTATCCTCTTGCAACCTCCTCTCCATAGACCAGCAAGCATTCCATGGCCTTGGAAAAATGACTCATGTAGACTTAAGCCACAACAATCTGACAGGCAGTAGCCTTGGTGCTCTTAGCCATCTAAAGGGACTCTATCTCAATCTGGCCTCCAACTGCATTAGCATCATTCCACCCCAACTCCTCGCCATCTTGTCCCAGCAGAGCACCATTAATTTAAGTCACAATCCCCTAGAATGCACGTGTTCTAATAGTCGTTTCTTAACATGGTACAAAGAAAACTTGCAAAAATTCGAGAGCTTGGAGGAGACCGTGTGTGCAAACCCCCCACGTTTAAGGGGAGTTAAGCTGTCTGCTGTCAAGCTGTCCTGTAGGATAACAGCCGtgggcattttctttttcattgtctttttcctcTTGCTTGCCCTTTTGCTCTTTTGGGCAGGTAAATTCCTTCTTAGGTGGAAATACCAACACATTTAG